In Balaenoptera musculus isolate JJ_BM4_2016_0621 chromosome 19, mBalMus1.pri.v3, whole genome shotgun sequence, one genomic interval encodes:
- the LOC118884591 gene encoding EP300-interacting inhibitor of differentiation 2: MSELPADSSVPPTGAANDNGDVPQAEVGGGRREPAPAQPVEARDRPMAAAREARIAEVARLLAEPAEEEGPEGRRRSRPGNSPGLAALPYLRLRHPLGVLGINYQQFLRHYLEHYPIAPGRIQELEGRRRRFVEACRAREAAFDAEYQRNPQRMDFDILTFSITLTASEIINPLIEELGCDKFIGRE; this comes from the coding sequence ATGTCCGAGCTGCCCGCAGACAGCAGTGTCCCACCGACGGGCGCGGCGAATGACAACGGCGACGTCCCGCAGGCGGAGGTAGGCGGCGGGAGGCGGGAGCCGGCCCCAGCGCAGCCTGTGGAGGCCAGGGACCGTCCGATGGCGGCggccagggaagcccggattgcAGAGGTTGCCCGATTGTTGGCGGAGCCAGCAGAGGAAGAGGGTCCTGAGGGCAGACGCCGGTCCAGGCCCGGGAACAGCCCAGGCCTGGCTGCGTTGCCGTATCTCCGCCTCCGTCACCCACTTGGCGTTTTAGGAATTAATTACCAGCAGTTCCTCCGCCACTATCTGGAACACTACCCGATTGCTCCCGGCAGAATTCAGGAGCTTGAAGGACGCCGCAGGAGATTTGTGGAAGCCTGCAGAGCAAGGGAAGCAGCGTTTGATGCCGAATATCAGCGGAATCCTCAGAGGATGGATTTTGATATTTTAACATTTAGTATAACTCTGACTGCATCTGAAATTATCAATCCTCTGATAGAAGAACTCGGTTGTGATAAGTTTATCGGTAGAGAATAG
- the SELENOV gene encoding selenoprotein V: MNNQARAPAPSQVRPAASVRASTLARGTTPVRTSIQVRTPTLVPALDPIRTPTLVRTLTPVRTPTPVRSPTPVQILTLARIPTSTPSQILVPASESLPNSALSSDPPQEPESELTLSPDKDPEPTLRVKHVPSVTSGFGPIQEPFSALTPLATDLLGPPLGSTPRADLSATKLTDSSSGHIPGTPNLGAIPSLAVALPISTNAFASTSENIHVDSKIMIRVVYCGLUSYGLRYILLKKSLEQQFPNCLLFEEDISAQATGEFELFVDGKLVHSKKKGDGFVDETKLRNIVSLINEEIKKR, from the exons ATGAACAACCAGGCGCGGGCCCCAGCTCCTTCCCAGGTCCGGCCCGCGGCCTCGGTCCGGGCCTCGACTCTGGCCCGGGGTACGACCCCGGTCAGGACTTCGATCCAGGTTCGGACTCCGACTCTGGTCCCGGCCTTGGACCCGATCCGGACCCCGACTCTGGTCCGGACCCTGACCCCGGTCCGGACCCCGACACCGGTCCGGTCCCCGACTCCGGTCCAGATCCTGACTCTGGCCCGTATCCCAACCTCGACCCCATCTCAGATACTGGTTCCTGCCTCGGAATCCCTTCCGAACTCGGCCCTATCTTCGGATCCACCCCAGGAACCTGAATCCGAGCTCACTTTGTCACCTGATAAGGATCCTGAGCCAACCTTGAGGGTGAAACACGTCCCATCTGTCACCAGTGGATTTGGTCCCATCCAAGAGCCCTTTTCTGCCCTTACTCCACTGGCCACCGATTTACTGGGGCCCCCCCTTGGGTCCACTCCAAGGGCAGACCTGTCGGCCACCAAGTTGACAGATTCCTCCTCTGGACATATCCCGGGGACGCCCAACCTGGGGGCCATCCCGTCGTTAGCTGTCGCCTTACCGATTTCTACCAATGCATTCGCCTCCACCAGCGAGAACATCCATGTGGACAGCAAGATCATGATTCGAGTGGTGTACTG TGGCCTCTGAAGCTATGGACTTCGG TATATCCTACTGAAAAAGAGTCTGGAGCAGCAATTTCCAAACTGTCTACTCTTT GAGGAGGACATATCTGCCCAGGCTACAGGGGAATTTGAACTGTTCGTGGATGGGAAACTGGTCCATTCAAAGAAG AAAGGTGATGGCTTTGTGGATGAGACCAAGCTGCGGAACATTGTGAGCCTTATCAATGAGGAGATCAAGAAAAGGTAG